The Clostridia bacterium genomic interval CTAAAACGAAAAAACGGCGCAAAGATTTTGTTTACGCCGTTTTTATATTTCTATTAGCTTTTAATGCCAGTATCTAAACATATCCTTTACATTATCTTTATAGCCTTTTTTAGCTACATCTTCGCAAGCTATAATGTTAACAGTTTTGTAAGGTTGACCGTCATATAATACAGTAATTTTTCCTACCACATCACCCTTTTTAACAGGCGCTTTTATATTATTGTTTTCTTGTTTTACTTCAATACTTTTTAATTCATCCGTTTTTTGCTTGAAAATCGAAATATTTTCTTCAGGTTTGACCTCTACGCAATCTTTTTTGCCTCTATTTACTTTTACACCTTTTTCTAGGTTGTTTTCGGCAGATACAATAACTTTGTTTTCATAGTTTGCAAAGCCCATATTAAACAGCTTGGATACTTCTGCAAAGCGTGTCTTGCTATCGCTTGCTCCTATTACTGTACTAATTAATCTCAAATTAT includes:
- a CDS encoding D-alanyl-D-alanine carboxypeptidase codes for the protein NCTGLPAPGGYSCAKDVSTMLHELLKHKEYFLHSKIWMDKMIHKGGRETELTNTNKLSRFYEGCDGGKTGYTSEAGHCLSATAKRNNLRLISTVIGASDSKTRFAEVSKLFNMGFANYENKVIVSAENNLEKGVKVNRGKKDCVEVKPEENISIFKQKTDELKSIEVKQENNNIKAPVKKGDVVGKITVLYDGQPYKTVNIIACEDVAKKGYKDNVKDMFRYWH